In one window of Solanum pennellii chromosome 2, SPENNV200 DNA:
- the LOC107010016 gene encoding ninja-family protein AFP3-like: MERIEENRENMRNVDLNVACLLNGESSGSQRSVASSLTDLETQQPPNHWKSAKEVGEKLRKFLYKKMPSVFYDGPNGKKTKGHLLYSFTKREDLKIVCACHASFFTPAEFIKHGGGGDVDVENPLNYIIIILDY, translated from the exons ATGGAGAGAATtgaagaaaatagagaaaacaTGAGGAATGTGGATCTGAATGTAGCGTGTTTATTGAACG GTGAATCAAGTGGATCACAAAGAAGTGTTGCTTCAAGTTTGACTGATCTTGAAACCCAACAACCACCTAATCatt GGAAAAGTGCTAAAGAAGTTGGAGAGAAGCTGAGAAAATTCTTGTACAAGAAGATGCCTTCTGTTTTCTATGACGGACCAAATGGAAAGAAGACGAAAGGACACTTGTTATACTCCTTTACGAAGAGAGAAGATTTGAAGATAGTTTGTGCTTGTCATGCTAGTTTTTTTACCCCAGCTGAATTTATCAAACATGGTGGTGGAGGTGACGTTGATGTTGAGAACCCTTTAaactatataattataattcttGACTACTGA